The Erigeron canadensis isolate Cc75 chromosome 1, C_canadensis_v1, whole genome shotgun sequence genome segment attaagttagattGAGTGGTATGTGTATAATATTAAAGGCTAGAGGTCATCGGTTCTAATCTTGTATTTGGCTTTTTTATTTGCGatttaaaattgatttaaaaaaaacaaatggccATGTAGGCAaatgatgacatggcaaatgaaGTGCCACATGagcattaaaaaacaaaaatttaaatgtcaatatatctaaaaaaaatattaaaattatcagAAAATGACACCTAAGAAAAAAGCCTAGTTGACCCGAAAAGAGAAATGCCACATATGAAAAAActtatcctctcttagttatatagagagattatTCATAGTAAACTTGATATTATTGCCATCTCTATTTTATAGACTCAAATACTATAACTagaataaatatatcatttccaTTAATGAGATGTAATGATGTTGATAATATTTCTATCCAATTTTCATGTACAACCCGGCACCCGCTTAAGAGTTATTCTAACATCGTAATTATCGAAGTTGTGTTTTATTCTGGCCTAAGGCCAATCCTTATACTGCGTTTTGGTGGCGTCTGACGCGCGGCGGCTCCACGCCGCTTGTAGCACGGCAGCGTCCAAGGCCGCGTTCGTCTCCTTCCTTCCACTTTTAGCCTCGCGGCGTTGAGGCTTGGTGGGGCCGTTTGTACCGTTgcttcattaaaaaaatttttttttttccatgtttaattttcaaaaaccaaCGGCTCCTAtgcctttttttaattttttcttctttttctatttatacccctTCCACATTACCATTTTAAATACACAACTTCATATCCcttccaaaccattttatctTTATCAAACCATACCATAAACCATTTTTCACAAACCATTCCATTCATAATGTCTAGAAGTGTGTGAACTCAATCTGAAATAAAGAacggaaataaagaaaaacgtaCAACACAACATTAAAACAACCTACTTATTTCTTTTGGGCATAAACTGCTCTGACCATGTTGATGGACTCATCCAGGGTCATGACTGCACAAGCAATTTCTTCCACAACTTCTTTAATCTTGTCaaacttcccctgcaaataagtaaagtattgacactcaagctcaGTGCAATGCCCTGTTTGTATATACTTGATTTGTTTTGcacaccatttctttttcgctTGAAGTTTTAGACCAATTTCAATAAGGTTGTCCTTGCACATTtcgtggtcgaggatatcagccatgatactgtcattcacttggTCGACAGTCATTTGTGGTTTTAGGTTaggggcatttgatgaagaaacTATTGCAGATGTATTAAAGTGTGAGTTTTGAAATGAACTATCTGGTAGTGAGACAATATTATAGCTGAAGTCACAAacgctcctccaacgttcaaaattcaaaatatttacatttacagtccCTCCAACGgccaaaaatatatttacatttatagaccttcaaaaattcaaaaattttcgTTTAAAGTCCCTTAACGGCTACCTACTTGATTCATGTATAAATACCAACCCAAAAGGCTTCATCAGATTATCACATTATCAATCttcaaacttgtttcatctGCTAACTCACTTACCAttccaaatggcttcatcatcatcatcaacatcaaaaaAGAACATTCACCGACCTCGTTTCACTGAAGAGGAGATGAAAGCACAAATCTTGGAACATGTCAAAGAGGACACACTCCTTCAAAATGAACTCTCTGGGGAACTGCTTTATCGACGGAAGAAGAGACACCTATGCGACCAACAAGTTCAGGAAATAGAAGCACCGGTCGCACGGTCTCGAAACACGAAGAGACATTCGTATTATCTGCAGGCGCAGAGCAAAATTGTGAAGAGGGCaatcaatcatgtttttaaggccggtcacacattgaccaatgcacttgggcagAATCGTTCCACGACAACTGCGGTGAATGCAAATCAACATGGGAAGTGAAATGTCcagaacacgacaagtggtgggccAATGAAACGGTCCACCGTGGAAttggaaaaatgtcaatcaaagacgACGAAGAGTAACcgtatcattattatgtatttcttgtttttttccagtactgttttttttattattgtagtatcttttatttttaattaatgtaatgtgttttaattataataaaatgtgttttaattataaatatgtgtaaataaaaaaagaaataataaatagTGAATGAATAGTGAAGAAGTGGTGAAGAAGTGGGTAGTATAAGGAGAGGGTGTTTTTGGAGAGAgaaaactgatgaatagtggaagaagtgggtaAAAAGTCGGAAAGAAGCAACtcctataaggagaggcctacTAAACTCAATTGCTATGAGTATGTCATTCCTCTTTCTTGACCTTGGTTTTTCGAAATCTGCATTAAGAAAAGCTAGGCGAAGTTTGCTATAGATCTAATACTAATGATATATGCAAACGAACTTTAATTGAATTGTTATTTTTACAAACGATATACCCAAAAAAATCATGAGTTTTGTTAATTACAACCCTTAGGGATGTCAGTATAAATTATTTGGGtgaattaaaatttgtattttgtcaTGCGAAAATTCAGGGGGTGGTTTTTAAAACACTATTTTCCATGCGTGTAATAACCTActaatgacaacccttaggactgttattattatttttccaaTAACCATTCATATAAATCAACTCTTGTTTATTGTACTAAGTATTTTTGAATGTTCAAATAATCAGAGTCTGTTCGTTCCACTAATCGGTGCATACGTTTTTCGGGCAAAATGTAAAATTTTCAGGGAACCACAGAGAGAAGAAAAACTTTCTATTAATAAGAGTGTACCTTGTCTTCTTAGGATTTGAATCTAAGTCTCCTAGACCCAAAACTCTCACGGGACAACTGAGATACCATTAATATTTTACCTCAATGAATCAAATctcatttgatttgatttctAATAATGgtaattttgttgttttattttgttaaaataaatgaaattaatCTATATGAATGGTAACTTTGGTAGAACATAtctacaaatataaattcaactacaatacatatttattttatggatttatccttttattttcaACCGCTACTTCAATTAAGTAAAGTAGCCGGCAGCTAGCAAAACCAAACTACATGAAcaaacaatttaaaaataattcacACCATTGCAACCACTCTATGCTTTTAAatttctatctatatctattttaattAAAAGGAATACCTTGATATCATTACATAAGCGTTAGAAAGAAATCCTCTTTTTAGGTATAACTTATGCGGTGTTGTAACTTTCACCTAGAGAAATCTAAGCAATTATTGGACGGTGGGCTTTTTGAAAAAAGTTTAGCATGCTTACAATATCATATAATGATGTTATTCTGCAAGATATCATAAGACTTCGCAACAAGATAAGTGGAACACCCATGGGACCCGATATAAgcatatttttgtcattatttcttttttcatttgtcCAACCATTCAATTTATGAGCAAATGTAATCATTACTCACGGATTTCTCCATTGGTAAGTGAGCAAGACTAGAGCCGTTGCGAAACGTTCCTGATATAGATGATACCGGtttcaaaaatcatcaaatagTAGTACCGGTCTTAATTAACGGGTATTGGTACCGGTTTTTGTCCTGTAACCACCAAAAATAGTATCGGTTCACTTGAAATTGGAAAGCATTTTCGGGTACTGGAATCGCAACGATCCAATACGGGATTCGAACTTGAGAAATCTTGCTTATCGCTAACTAACATGATTATTATTACTCCACATATCAATTGTAAGTTACTTTGAAAGGGACAAACTATATTTTAACTTGATAAAAGtagtttataaataattaaaatagaattTTGAGGATatctgttagaatatgatcacgtaaaatgaacgtatgtccgggaaatatttaagcctacggggtcacacctcaacatgaatgtaatttatattattaaaatatattaaagtaatatattaattagtttgatcactaaatgattaatttaaataagttaaagggttaattgtatttaattaattaaagaggaggattaaatgtgaaattagGAAATTAGTGTTGGACTCTAATTCCCTAAAAGGGGGCCGGTTTTTACAAGGTTTTTAAGACCTTGATTAACTTGGTCACCAAGTCATTAAACCCTAAATATATCCCTATATATAGAAGGGTTAATTCAAAGGGTTTAAACATACAATTACACAAAGACAATTAGATTTGTAAAATCTAAATATATCTTCTCTTTTCCTCCTCTTTCTGCTCGACCGAATCCCTTCGAAGGGATGTTTGGTTTGTCTCATTCGTAAATCCATACAAAGCATACACATAATTAATGCATTGAATTAATTATCGTGATTTGGTTTCTTTAGTCGATTACTATAGGTTTTCGATTCATAAGGTTTTCGAGTGGAGAAAGATACACAACGGGTTTGTaagttcgtgatcaagtactagcatacatacattccagcgttgagtgtgcaatcgtagagaggttttatttaaaccttattataaaggtttcttgctttattctctccaatttaaggtataCGTATTctctcttggttaattaataaactacatagattttaTATTTCGCTgcatgctttgtgatttgatttgataatagttatatatcccaacagtggtatcacgagcctactatgtatgtttcttGATTACCAATGAAATCAACACTTGAAGGAGGGTTAGGATTCTTGATCTTCAaattttcgaatatatatatatggttcgaaattattcagaaaataaaatttttttttgtttttttagggttcctaatctaagttttgattaattgcatgtaaatatatgtgtacctttatttttaacggttaaaaagaagtaaaaatcataactttttcatgcaaatcattcatgattcttacttagatatattgatatgaaatcttgatcattagggttaattatgctagataattgaagaattaattgtgtgacaatgtgattatgATTTGTGAAAATTTCCTGTTTGACACCAGTTcactaaaaatattataactaATCAACCGTAAGGAGTTGGAAGCTCAAATTTTTACAGTACATGCttgactcatagggctacaactttcgTGTTTTGTGCTAAGCCCAGTTCGGCCTTTTGAAAGGGCCAGAATTGGTTGTCAAGCTGCTGGATTTTCCAGATCAGCATCTTGTAATTATGGtagataaatttgttattatatttttggcttacgcaatcaaggaaacttgatgtatgtggtctcTTTCCTTATGAAAGAGGAGCCAAATCTTATACCATAGTGACCAAAATTAGGTTGATTACCTTAATTGTTAAGTTGTAAATTTAGTAAGTTACCTTAAATCGTTAAGTTGTATATTTAGTAACTTACCTTAACTGGTAAGTTGTATTTTTAGTAAGTTTAATTTTGCTTATTTTATGAACATTGTATGcaaaaataaacttgactaactAATATcgaaataatgattttgtttataaaattggtgccctaaaatcaaaagatacatcagctcacccatttgaacgaactctaagagaggtataagtcggagtgcgctagccttctaaaaggaaGGGTatttaattgcgtccatcgcaaacctttgcccttgcgcctctttgtgagttcaaatggagctaccgagctcttttgtatttaaaggcaataaaaatgagttttataaacatattatgtttagaagatatgcatgaatcttcaaaacataaccctttgatcacacatcaaattgaatgacccaataaacttaagtcatttgccatccaatttgtcaatgACACATGTGgctgttgttttactcactggtacacagtggcgAAATGGCAGTTGcatggcaaaacccattcactggtacacaatGGTTGACAATTTTGcgcgttcttagttggacgacttaaagcgagttaagtagtgagaccttgacccgtggcaaaagatgggacaaaacatgactacaaaggatcacttgatgaatcaagtgtcttacgtaggtcccatacttactaggaattgcacttgtaatgcaattattgcttgtcacttaccttttgagtgcaatcatttctagcagatcaactgatgaaatggttgcatgtcaattggatcctagccttaatgaaattaattgtttattttataaacattgggtaattaatttcttaaggatttattatcgaaaatatcgataattgaacttgaatctgttttgtaaaaggcaacaaatccttcacaaaacatacaccaatcggctttcaggtcgatgctagaaagagaaaaatttctgaaaccaatttcaatgactgttttgtcaatagagaattgttctaagagttgaaaagaaaaccgatgTCATTTGAAACTCAGATACCGTTATTCCTGATGCAAATGCCACTGCTTTGCAAttggaagcataaaatactcggtacaatagacatattgaggttgcttatttgatgctagaagcatgtctcATAAGCTTCAAAAGGCAATTtggattgcaaaatccgtgtgatatgatcaaataactcaagtctatgtacggaaaacaagttggagttgaattacttgagttaattgagtcactccataacttgaacacgagtatgggaaaccggtaagtgctcatgtactcaagatgaagagccACTTTGAGCAATTATGGAAAGGTTAAAACTATGCATTTCTTCAACCGTTTCATATGGGCATAAGAGACAATTACAAATTTGCATAGCATAGTTGaacttcatatcaagttgattgagtaaCTTTTACATCTGTAACATATAGTCTACACAACCATCGCTACCACCACCACTAGTCGCCGTCATCACTATCACACTACACTGCCGTCAAAGACACTACCACCATCATCTCGTATCATGCTGACACCTATCAAAccttataaaataaacttttgaaattttgaatcaGAGTAAATAACGATGTTTCCTTTTGTATCGACTAGAATGATCCTTGTGTGATGCATCGGTATAATAGCGACAACGATAATAGGTGGTTCCGTGATGGCGACGTAATGGTGTAGGCCGTGGCGGCGGCATGCAACAATAGCGATGTTTGTGGCGGCggttggtggtggcggtggcggcggTAGTCAGCGATTAGTGGTGATAGCGACGATATAATAATGTACGTTATTAATGTAAGGTGGTTTTTATGAAtgattgaaatttaaaattcaatattgaaagtagaaaatgaaacttgttttataatatagtaatataaatatttgaaattaaatacgtttttttaaaattattaatatctaaaatgaaaatatgtttTCAGAATTTTGAAGTAAATACGTTAAGctttttagtcatatatatcaAGTTGGCAAATGatttaaatcaaaattcaaCACGCTACTaattaaaaacaagaaaaagcgATTCAACACATGTCAAGacaggatatatatatatatgagaaaatgcTAACCAAATGAGATGGGTAATTATAAACCTTAACTTTAAGAGAAcatacaatatttatataaagattaCACACAAAACAAACACACCGCCACAACATAAATAGAAGTAGTAAATTAACCACGTACAAGACATTGAGGATAGCTAATTAATTAAGCACTTACATATATAGCGACTAAAGTACATGAGATTCTTGGCGGTACGTACTACAAAGGGGCAGACCAGGCCGATTAGATTTTTTGTAGACTGTCTAGCACTTGGGAGTAGGAACTCCGCAACTCTTGGCTATCTTTTTGGCATTAGGAGAGGAAACATAAGCTTTTAGACTTGGGTTCTTCATGTACTGGCATAGACATGGTCTTTGCTCTTTTATCTTTACACAACACTGCCTTGAAGGTGGTACGGATGATGAGGAGATGGCGGCTGCACATGGAGCCAGCTGTGTAACTTGACATGTCACCGCCGTCGCCACCTGCGGCTGTGTGCCCAAAATCATGATCACTAAGACCATGGCTGCAATACAGATTGTTGTGTATGAACTTGACCTCATTATTTTTCGATCTCTATGTGAATGTGTGTGTGAAACAGAGACAAAGAGagaagtttctttttttttttttttttcaatgagAATTATGGCTGATTAGGATTGACAACTCTTACATGAATATATAGACCCAAGGATATCAAGGATACGGTCATACGGTGTATGATTAGAAAGACAAATCCTTCATATTTTGAGATTATGCAAGAGATGCGCGTAATGCGATGGTGGTCGTCATGGCGGTGATGACATGATAGtgggggcgactgttggtggtggaagCGTCATCCAGTGGTGTAAGtagttgatgtaaaaataattagtttaaagggttaatagaaatattttaaaagataaataatcgatagtgtaatttaatcattaaggtTAAGGGGTagtatatgtaaaaatattttaacagatgttaagtgaaaatatcacatatatatttttcaacacttccaaaaataaagtgttgttttctttatatataaagtagtatagataaattattatatattctcCTAAAAAGTTAGCCTAATATATTCATACTTTTTAGACTCTTACGAGTTACGAGTTGACTCTTACAAGTCAACTCGatttataacaaaaaatgaagagtaaattacatttttcgtccccgaagttggcacgttttttcacttttgatccctgaagtaaaaaaatatcaactttaaccttaaagttggcaatAATTTGCAATCAAGGTCCTTCCTCTCGACGGCATTTATTTTTGGCCGTTAACATTCGCACGTGCTAAACACGTaagggcactaatgtcatttcacgtTACACCCGagagacgaaaagtgaaaaacatgccaacttgagggacgaaaaatgaaaatcatacaaataaatttatttttccattctttctttttcgATTATCTTCTCCGATCATCTTTCCCGATGGAATTTTCTGACTAGACATTTTTTTCCCGATGATGCCTAATAAATTCAAGAAGACAACTAATTATTGGTTAAAAATTTGGAATGTTTGTTGTCTTATTTTGAATAAATCTAAATCAATTAATGAGTTATACGAAATTAGTTAGAGATAAATTTAGTAGACTTTTGAATTCATTTTTatagattattaatttatttattttgatcttaaaaaatatatatagcttttaTAGTTATAATAAGGTATTATTTCAAATATTTGTAATCAAAATAGTTATACATgcaattaatataattaattagattttaggcccgtgtatatataaagacaaatataacattttatatttgaaaaacaTTAAGAAAGTTGATATTTTGTCACGAAGTCCATATCGATTAGATAGATGGGTCTTATAACTTGTTAAATGATCAtatgttaaaacattatatatttaaaggTTTATAAATATTGTTATAGCATTTTTATTAAACATACTTATTGAACATATTAGATTTTAGTCTTATACCCGTGTCTAATACACAGGGCTTACAGCGTTAATTATATTAGATGTTAACTTATcatagtttaaaatttaatatgctATTTGGAGTAATAAAAAATTGACGTATATATCAACACTTTAGTTTTATATtgaactattttttaaaaatatattaatcgaAGTTGTTTATTGTGACTGTGTGACATGCTTAACGATATTtaattattacaaaatataatatgttcatCAATGTTATAATTTGTGACATTATAagtgatatttgaatattaaaaaaaaatcataatatgtcGCTATCATTTTATTTGCTTTACTATTACACATGGTATATTACATTCTTACTTTACACAAAATAATATCTTTTCTTTAAATAAgatatcttaaatatttcaattataatatgacaatattatatgtttttcctataa includes the following:
- the LOC122584513 gene encoding non-specific lipid-transfer protein 2-like; the protein is MRSSSYTTICIAAMVLVIMILGTQPQVATAVTCQVTQLAPCAAAISSSSVPPSRQCCVKIKEQRPCLCQYMKNPSLKAYVSSPNAKKIAKSCGVPTPKC